The proteins below are encoded in one region of Archocentrus centrarchus isolate MPI-CPG fArcCen1 chromosome 13, fArcCen1, whole genome shotgun sequence:
- the LOC115790408 gene encoding odorant receptor 131-2-like: protein MADNNSLICVFLQRPLTDRVITVQILVIIFFCINMLLIVTFLKKECFHASTRYILFFVILLSDSFLLLMSDILLILTNFKCSLQVWLCLIISLFVFLYSIVTPVTLTAMTLERYVAICMPLRHGQLCCIRSTMYCILIIHGLSSGPCIVILSMFFASASLSFYKQYTICSVELFILYRWQDHVRSAVHQFYFLIMSITIVFSYVKIMKVAKAASGENKKSTKKGLRTVVLHAFQLLLCLLQLWTPFIQTAVLPTDFDLYRNVRYFNYILFNIAPRCLSPLIYGLRDEAFFLALKNLMPALSCSEKRKCNSMHNAHT from the coding sequence ATGGCAGATAACAACtcattaatttgtgtttttttgcagCGACCATTAACTGACCGGGTCATCACTGTGCAGATCCTGGTGATAATCTTTTTTTGCATCAACATGTTGCTCATTGtgacctttttaaaaaaggaatgcTTTCACGCATCAACACGATACAtcttattttttgttatattattgTCAGACAGCTTTTTGTTACTCATGTCTGATATCCTGCTTATCTTAACCAATTTCAAATGTTCATTGCAAGTTTGGTTGTGTTTAATTATCtctctttttgtgtttctgtattctATTGTCACACCAGTTACTCTGACAGCAATGACTCTGGAGCGCTATGTGGCCATTTGTATGCCTCTGCGTCATGGACAGCTGTGCTGCATACGCAGTACTATGTACTGTATCCTGATCATTCATGGCCTCAGTTCTGGGCCCTGCATTGTTATTCTCTCCATGTTCTTTGCTTCTGCATCACTTAGCTTCTACAAACAATACACAATTTGCTCTGTGGAGTTGTTTATTCTTTACAGATGGCAGGATCATGTTCGGTCAGCTGtacatcagttttatttcttgATTATGAGCATCACTATTGTTTTCTCCTatgtaaaaataatgaaagTGGCCAAAGCTGCATCAGGAGAAAATAAGAAGTCAACAAAAAAAGGACTCAGAACAGTGGTTCTTCATGCTTTCCAGCTGCTCCTGTGTCTCTTGCAGCTGTGgaccccattcatacaaactgCTGTCCTTCCGACTGATTTCGATTTATATCGAAATGTCAGATACTTTAACtatatattatttaatattgCTCCCAGGTGTCTGAGTCCTCTCATCTACGGTCTCAGGGATGAAGCATTTTTTCTTGCACTGAAAAATCTCATGCCTGCTTTATCCtgttcagaaaaaagaaaatgtaattcgATGCATAATGCACACACATGA